A genomic segment from Leptolyngbya boryana PCC 6306 encodes:
- a CDS encoding XisH family protein: MSAKDFFHDAVKHALQKEQWTITDDPLKFKFGNVNFQVDLGAEQLLAAERSGEKIAVEIKSFLNPSAITDFYAALGQFLSYRLALESIHPDRTLYLAVPFDTYQTFFQYEFTQIAIQRYQVLIIVYDPANEVIMQWIN, from the coding sequence GTGTCTGCCAAAGATTTTTTTCATGATGCTGTCAAACACGCATTGCAGAAAGAACAATGGACGATCACAGACGATCCTTTGAAGTTCAAATTTGGCAACGTCAACTTTCAAGTTGATTTAGGAGCAGAACAACTGCTTGCCGCAGAGCGATCGGGCGAGAAAATCGCAGTCGAAATCAAAAGTTTTCTCAATCCATCAGCAATTACAGATTTCTACGCTGCATTAGGGCAATTTCTGAGCTATCGCCTTGCTCTAGAATCAATTCATCCTGATCGAACCTTATACCTTGCAGTCCCGTTCGATACCTATCAAACCTTTTTTCAGTACGAATTCACCCAAATTGCGATACAACGCTATCAAGTTCTAATAATTGTGTACGATCCTGCCAATGAGGTGATCATGCAATGGATAAACTAA
- the era gene encoding GTPase Era: protein MSEHPDIFTIPTPPENYRSGFVGIIGRPNVGKSTIMNFLVGQKIAITSPVAQTTRNRLRGILTTPEAQIIFVDTPGIHKPHHQLGRVLVKNAQSAIDSVDVVLFVVDCSVVAGGGDRYVAELLAQTETPVILGLNKSDQQSDADFDQTYQALAADRNWTIAKFSALQGDGMEELQQAIIEQLEPGPYYYPPDLVTDQPERFIMGELIREQILMMTREEVPHSVAVEIEKVVEEEKITRVFAAINVERPSQKAILLGKGGGMIKAIGTAAREQMQKLVEGKIHLELFVKVMPKWRQSRVKLAEFGYRVEEE from the coding sequence ATGTCAGAACATCCAGACATTTTCACGATTCCCACGCCGCCTGAGAACTATCGATCGGGCTTTGTTGGCATTATTGGTCGCCCCAATGTCGGCAAGTCCACGATTATGAACTTTCTCGTGGGTCAAAAGATCGCGATCACCTCTCCCGTTGCCCAGACAACTCGAAATCGGTTACGGGGCATTTTAACCACGCCTGAAGCCCAAATTATCTTTGTGGATACCCCTGGGATTCACAAACCGCATCATCAACTCGGACGAGTCTTAGTCAAAAATGCTCAAAGTGCGATCGACTCAGTGGATGTCGTTCTATTTGTCGTCGATTGCTCTGTTGTCGCAGGAGGAGGCGATCGCTATGTTGCAGAACTTTTAGCCCAGACTGAAACTCCCGTCATTTTAGGCTTGAACAAGTCCGATCAACAATCTGATGCGGACTTCGATCAGACTTACCAAGCCTTGGCAGCGGATCGAAACTGGACGATCGCAAAATTTTCAGCCCTGCAAGGCGATGGCATGGAAGAATTGCAGCAGGCAATTATCGAACAGCTTGAACCAGGGCCTTACTACTATCCACCGGATTTAGTCACCGATCAGCCCGAACGTTTCATTATGGGCGAGTTGATTCGAGAACAAATCTTGATGATGACTCGTGAAGAAGTTCCACATTCGGTTGCAGTTGAAATTGAGAAAGTTGTGGAAGAAGAAAAGATTACGCGAGTCTTTGCGGCAATCAATGTTGAACGTCCTTCACAAAAAGCAATTTTGCTCGGAAAAGGTGGAGGAATGATTAAAGCGATCGGGACTGCTGCCCGCGAGCAAATGCAAAAGCTAGTCGAGGGCAAAATTCACTTAGAGCTATTTGTGAAAGTCATGCCGAAATGGCGACAATCGCGAGTCAAGCTTGCAGAATTTGGCTATCGAGTCGAGGAAGAGTAG
- a CDS encoding ATP-dependent 6-phosphofructokinase yields MGEVKRIGILTSGGDCAGLNAIIRAVVYRATGYGWKVFGISRATNGLMARPPEFTALEIEKVDRILTQGGTMLGTTNKGNPFAFPMPDGQILDRSEEIIEGYRMLNLDAIIGIGGDGSMAILRKLAQQGGMNLVTIPKTIDNDVDITEQSIGFDTAVNIATEALDRLHFTAASHSRVMILEVMGRDAGHIAISAGIAGGADVILIPEIPYTISNLCRKLDERQAQGKNYSLIIVSEAVKTEAGQAVNCTHAFGEMRYGGVGQYLADVIHECHGAETRVTVLGHAQRGGTPSPLDRLLASAFGVAAVDLIAQGKFDRMVAWRDRNVIDVPILDAIQQYCVVDPDSTLVRTARGLGIYLGD; encoded by the coding sequence ATGGGTGAAGTCAAACGGATTGGAATTTTAACCAGTGGTGGAGACTGTGCTGGGTTGAATGCGATCATTCGCGCTGTGGTGTATCGAGCGACGGGCTATGGCTGGAAAGTGTTTGGAATTTCACGAGCGACAAACGGGCTGATGGCTCGCCCGCCAGAGTTTACGGCTTTGGAGATTGAAAAAGTCGATCGCATTTTGACCCAGGGTGGCACGATGCTAGGAACGACGAACAAAGGCAATCCCTTCGCTTTCCCGATGCCGGATGGGCAAATTCTCGATCGCTCTGAGGAGATTATCGAAGGCTATCGTATGCTCAACCTCGATGCCATCATTGGAATCGGGGGCGATGGCAGTATGGCAATTCTTCGCAAACTGGCGCAACAAGGCGGAATGAACCTCGTCACCATTCCGAAAACCATTGATAACGATGTCGATATTACAGAACAATCGATTGGATTTGATACGGCTGTGAATATCGCTACAGAAGCGCTCGATCGCTTACATTTCACAGCGGCAAGTCATTCGCGCGTGATGATTTTAGAAGTGATGGGACGAGATGCCGGACATATTGCCATTAGTGCGGGAATTGCCGGGGGAGCGGATGTGATTTTGATTCCTGAAATTCCCTATACGATTAGCAATTTGTGTCGCAAGCTCGATGAACGGCAAGCCCAAGGTAAAAATTATTCATTGATTATTGTTTCAGAAGCAGTCAAAACTGAGGCAGGTCAAGCCGTCAATTGTACTCATGCATTTGGAGAGATGCGCTATGGCGGAGTCGGACAGTATCTTGCCGATGTCATCCATGAATGTCATGGTGCAGAAACACGGGTGACTGTGCTAGGACATGCTCAGCGCGGCGGCACACCTTCACCGCTCGATCGCTTACTGGCTTCTGCCTTTGGAGTTGCCGCAGTGGATCTGATCGCGCAAGGTAAGTTTGATCGTATGGTCGCTTGGCGCGATCGCAATGTGATCGATGTACCGATTTTGGATGCCATTCAGCAGTACTGTGTGGTCGATCCAGATAGTACACTCGTCAGGACGGCACGAGGGTTAGGAATTTATTTGGGAGATTGA
- the surE gene encoding 5'/3'-nucleotidase SurE, whose product MTVILTNDDGIDAPGIRALLKAVNGSGILVAPSGHYSGCGHQVTTTAPIRVEKRTDQEYAIAGTPADCSRIALNYLFPDTKLVLSGINSGGNMGVDVYISGTVAAIREAAFHRVPGIAISQYKKGRIPVDWERSARWAARVVEHLANRPYEPGFYWNVNLPYVEPDDPEPEMVFCHPCTQPLPTDFRIEGDEFYYCGQYGARKRDRGSDVEICLSGKIAITYLSI is encoded by the coding sequence ATGACGGTTATTTTGACAAATGATGATGGCATTGATGCCCCAGGCATTCGAGCTTTACTGAAAGCGGTGAATGGATCTGGAATTTTGGTTGCTCCAAGTGGTCATTATTCCGGCTGTGGGCATCAGGTCACGACGACTGCACCGATTCGAGTTGAGAAAAGAACCGATCAAGAATATGCGATCGCGGGCACTCCGGCGGATTGTAGTCGCATTGCGCTAAATTATCTTTTTCCTGATACTAAGCTAGTTCTGTCAGGTATTAACTCTGGTGGTAACATGGGCGTTGATGTTTATATTTCAGGAACGGTTGCAGCAATTCGAGAAGCAGCATTTCATCGTGTGCCTGGAATCGCCATCTCACAATATAAAAAAGGTAGAATTCCGGTGGATTGGGAACGCTCGGCACGATGGGCAGCCCGAGTTGTCGAGCATCTCGCAAATCGTCCCTATGAGCCGGGATTTTATTGGAATGTGAATCTTCCCTACGTTGAACCTGATGATCCTGAGCCTGAAATGGTGTTTTGTCATCCTTGCACTCAGCCCTTACCAACGGATTTTCGGATTGAGGGGGATGAGTTTTATTACTGCGGTCAATATGGGGCAAGAAAGCGCGATCGCGGTTCTGACGTTGAGATTTGTTTGTCTGGAAAGATTGCGATTACTTACCTCAGCATTTAG
- a CDS encoding VOC family protein, with amino-acid sequence MARLRRICPFIPAGDDVAKTIAFYEQKLGFKRQWQDSETPELALIARDDIELFLQKNPDPECAEWTTLRVEVQDIADLYREIVECDRTLIHPNGRLEKKSWGSTDFTILDCNDVCITFYEF; translated from the coding sequence ATGGCAAGGCTGAGAAGGATTTGCCCATTTATTCCAGCAGGTGACGATGTTGCAAAGACGATCGCATTCTATGAGCAGAAGCTAGGCTTCAAGCGTCAATGGCAAGATAGCGAAACACCTGAATTAGCTTTGATTGCGCGCGATGACATTGAGTTGTTTCTACAAAAGAACCCTGATCCAGAGTGTGCGGAATGGACAACCTTGAGAGTTGAAGTGCAGGACATTGCCGACCTGTATCGGGAAATTGTGGAATGCGATCGTACCCTGATTCATCCCAATGGCAGGTTAGAAAAGAAATCTTGGGGAAGTACTGACTTTACGATTCTCGATTGCAATGATGTTTGTATTACTTTTTATGAGTTCTAA
- the mfd gene encoding transcription-repair coupling factor encodes MAFSSIIRALGRSLLTAELLSKLKQNSTLNLSGLSRLAKGIVASTLAQASDRTLLVVTSTLEEAGRWSVQMDAMGWNTVHFYPTSESSPYEPFDPEAEMTWGQLQTLADLVKAGEKIAIVATERALQPHLPPPAAFLPYFLTLEKGSSLNLAQLSDTLAKLGYERSNLVETEGQWSRRGDIIDVFPVAAELPVRLELFGDELDQIREFDPSTQRSLDRVTQVTFTPTSFSPIIQSALGEDVLDLLSPEDQERFVEGTPIEGIRRFLGLAFEQPASLLDYLPENTLVALDEPDMAQAHSDRWLEHVEEHWQEVKPTVPKIHRSFEDSLVELARFERINLTELAEVNNGLNLASRPVPAIPHQFARLAETLRGERDRNFAIWLVSAQPSRSVALLQEHDCPAQFVPNPKDYLAIEKLQIQHVPVAVKYSGLAELEGFILPTFRLVVVTDKEFFGQQTLATPTYVRKRRRAASKQVDPNKLEQGDFVVHKSHGIGQFIKLESLTINNETREYLVLKYADGLLRVAADQLGSLSRFRGMGDAKPELNKMSSKAWEKTKSKVRKAVKKVAVDLLQLYAQRAQQQGFTYPVDMPWQQEMEDSFPYQPTPDQLKAVQDVKLDMESDRPMDRLVCGDVGFGKTEVAIRAIFKAVTAGKQVALLAPTTILTQQHYHTIKERFAPYPIQVGLLNRFRSAEERKDIQRRMITGELDIVVGTHQLLGKGVAFKDLGLLVVDEEQRFGVNQKEKIKSLKTQVDVLTLSATPIPRTLYMALSGVREMSLITTPPPSRRPIKTHLSPYDGEMVRSAIRQELDRGGQIFYVVPRVEGIEEISARIREMIPGVRIAIAHGQMPESELESVMLTFGAGEADVLLCTTIIESGLDIPRVNTILIEDAQKFGLSQLYQLRGRVGRAGIQAHAWLFYPKQHQLSDNARQRLRALQEFTQLGSGYQLAVRDMEIRGVGNLLGAEQSGQMDAIGFDLYMEMLQEAIQEIRGQEIPQVDDTQIDLSLTAFIPADYIPDLDQKMSAYRAVAAAQSKTELMQVSADWIDWYGQIPLAAQQLLRVMELKQIAKKLGFSRIKPEGKQHVILETPMEEPAWNLLKENLPDHLRSRFIFTAGKVTVRGLGALSADQQLSNLIDWLGRMQGALPEPVLTGASK; translated from the coding sequence ATGGCTTTTTCTTCGATTATTCGCGCACTGGGTCGATCGCTGCTCACGGCAGAACTCCTGAGCAAACTGAAACAAAATTCGACACTGAATTTGAGTGGTCTTTCTCGTTTGGCGAAAGGAATTGTCGCTTCGACGTTGGCACAGGCAAGCGATCGCACGCTTTTAGTCGTAACTTCGACTTTGGAAGAAGCCGGGCGATGGAGTGTCCAGATGGATGCGATGGGCTGGAATACGGTGCATTTTTATCCCACATCGGAATCTTCGCCGTATGAACCGTTTGACCCGGAAGCGGAGATGACTTGGGGACAGTTGCAGACGCTCGCGGATCTAGTAAAAGCGGGAGAGAAGATTGCGATCGTGGCAACCGAGCGCGCGCTCCAGCCCCATTTACCACCGCCTGCCGCTTTTTTGCCCTATTTTCTGACGTTAGAGAAAGGCAGTAGCCTCAATCTCGCTCAGTTAAGCGATACGTTGGCGAAGTTGGGATATGAGCGATCGAACTTGGTCGAGACCGAAGGGCAGTGGAGCCGCAGAGGCGACATTATTGATGTGTTTCCCGTTGCCGCAGAACTCCCTGTGCGCTTAGAACTATTTGGCGACGAGTTGGATCAGATTCGGGAGTTTGATCCGTCTACGCAGCGATCGCTCGATCGCGTCACGCAAGTTACCTTCACACCGACGAGCTTTAGCCCGATTATTCAATCTGCACTCGGAGAAGACGTTCTCGATCTTCTCTCACCTGAAGACCAAGAGCGATTTGTAGAAGGAACACCGATCGAAGGAATTCGCCGCTTTTTAGGCTTGGCATTTGAGCAGCCAGCTTCTTTGCTCGACTATTTACCTGAGAATACGCTGGTGGCACTCGATGAGCCAGACATGGCACAAGCCCACAGCGATCGCTGGCTGGAACATGTCGAAGAGCATTGGCAAGAAGTTAAGCCGACTGTGCCCAAGATTCATCGATCGTTCGAGGATTCGCTGGTCGAATTGGCAAGGTTCGAGCGGATTAATCTCACTGAGTTAGCAGAGGTCAACAATGGTCTGAACCTTGCAAGTCGTCCGGTTCCAGCAATTCCGCATCAGTTTGCGCGATTAGCCGAGACATTGAGGGGGGAACGCGATCGTAATTTTGCAATTTGGCTCGTTTCAGCACAGCCTTCTCGCTCGGTGGCATTGCTTCAAGAACATGACTGTCCGGCACAGTTCGTTCCGAATCCGAAAGATTATTTAGCGATCGAGAAACTGCAAATTCAACACGTTCCTGTCGCAGTCAAATACTCTGGCTTAGCAGAACTTGAAGGGTTCATTCTGCCGACGTTTCGCTTAGTCGTCGTTACTGATAAAGAATTCTTCGGACAGCAAACGCTAGCAACTCCAACCTATGTTCGCAAACGTCGTCGAGCTGCATCAAAGCAAGTCGATCCGAACAAGCTAGAGCAAGGCGATTTTGTCGTTCACAAGAGTCATGGTATCGGGCAGTTTATCAAGCTCGAAAGCTTGACGATTAACAATGAAACTCGCGAATATCTCGTTCTGAAATATGCAGACGGATTACTCAGAGTTGCAGCGGATCAGCTTGGTTCACTCTCACGTTTTCGAGGCATGGGCGATGCCAAGCCTGAGCTAAACAAAATGTCGAGTAAAGCTTGGGAAAAAACGAAAAGCAAGGTTCGCAAAGCTGTTAAAAAAGTTGCAGTCGATTTACTTCAACTCTATGCACAACGCGCTCAGCAGCAGGGATTTACTTATCCGGTTGATATGCCTTGGCAACAAGAGATGGAAGATTCTTTTCCCTATCAGCCCACACCGGATCAGTTAAAAGCAGTTCAAGATGTGAAGCTTGATATGGAAAGCGATCGACCGATGGATCGCTTAGTTTGCGGCGATGTTGGCTTTGGTAAAACCGAAGTTGCCATTCGAGCGATTTTCAAAGCAGTAACGGCTGGAAAGCAAGTTGCGTTACTCGCACCGACGACCATTCTGACTCAGCAGCACTATCACACGATCAAAGAACGGTTTGCCCCATACCCGATTCAAGTTGGATTGCTGAATCGATTTCGATCTGCCGAAGAACGCAAAGATATTCAGCGTCGAATGATCACAGGTGAACTTGACATTGTTGTCGGAACCCATCAGCTTCTCGGAAAAGGCGTTGCATTCAAAGATTTAGGTTTACTCGTGGTCGATGAAGAACAACGATTTGGAGTGAATCAGAAAGAGAAGATCAAATCCCTGAAAACGCAAGTTGATGTGCTGACGCTCAGTGCAACTCCAATTCCGAGAACCTTGTATATGGCACTTTCAGGGGTGCGAGAAATGAGTTTAATTACGACTCCACCTCCTTCGCGTCGTCCGATTAAAACGCATCTCTCTCCTTACGATGGGGAAATGGTGCGATCGGCAATTCGCCAAGAACTCGATCGTGGGGGACAAATCTTTTATGTTGTGCCGCGTGTCGAAGGAATTGAAGAGATTTCAGCGCGCATTCGAGAAATGATTCCGGGTGTGAGAATTGCGATCGCGCATGGTCAGATGCCCGAATCTGAACTTGAATCAGTGATGCTGACGTTTGGAGCAGGCGAAGCAGATGTCTTACTCTGCACCACGATTATCGAATCTGGGTTAGACATTCCCAGAGTCAATACGATTCTCATCGAAGATGCTCAGAAGTTTGGCTTATCACAGCTTTATCAGCTTCGAGGTCGAGTCGGACGGGCAGGAATTCAAGCGCATGCCTGGTTGTTCTATCCAAAACAACATCAACTCTCAGATAATGCCAGACAAAGACTTCGAGCCTTGCAAGAATTTACACAGCTTGGATCGGGCTATCAATTAGCTGTTCGAGATATGGAAATTCGAGGAGTTGGTAATTTACTCGGTGCAGAACAATCGGGACAGATGGATGCGATCGGGTTTGATCTCTACATGGAAATGCTGCAAGAAGCGATTCAAGAGATTCGAGGTCAAGAGATTCCGCAAGTCGATGACACGCAGATTGATCTCAGCCTGACGGCATTTATTCCCGCCGATTACATTCCCGATCTCGATCAGAAAATGTCCGCTTACCGTGCGGTCGCTGCGGCTCAATCCAAAACTGAACTGATGCAAGTTTCAGCCGATTGGATTGATTGGTATGGACAGATTCCACTCGCTGCTCAGCAATTGCTAAGAGTCATGGAACTCAAGCAAATTGCGAAAAAGCTCGGTTTCTCACGCATCAAGCCAGAAGGCAAGCAGCATGTGATTTTAGAGACTCCAATGGAAGAACCCGCTTGGAATCTGCTGAAAGAGAACTTACCCGATCATTTGCGATCGCGCTTTATCTTCACGGCTGGAAAAGTCACTGTGCGCGGTTTAGGTGCGCTAAGTGCAGATCAACAATTGAGCAATTTGATCGATTGGCTAGGTCGAATGCAAGGAGCGTTGCCTGAGCCTGTGTTGACGGGAGCAAGTAAGTGA
- a CDS encoding hemolysin family protein yields MNSFTTDLLIILLLTLANGLFVMSELAIVSARKIRLQQNANQGDTRARAALRLAEEPNNFLAIVQVGITLIGIASGAFGEQALTKQLEPFFSSIPFLRGYSQPLSFGIAILTLTYLTLIVGELVPKRVALNSPEQIASWAAVPMSLMAKAAAPIVYLLSASTNVAVRFLGIRPSDDPPVTEEEIRVMIEQGTEAGMFEQAEEDIMKRVFRLGDRRVSSLMTPRLEITWIDLEDSEDEIRRQMMESAHSRFPVCQGGLDNLLGIVQTYDLLVKTMYGQSLDVRTSLQPPVFVPESTRALKVLELFKQTGTQIAFVVDEYGVIQGLVTLTDVLQAIVGDIPTVEELAEPQAIQREDGTWLLDGMLPIYQFKEILHIEDQELPGEQRGSYQTLGGFVVMYLGKIPTAADHFEWETLRFEVMDMDGNRVDKVLVGEVHPGTTTS; encoded by the coding sequence ATGAATTCGTTCACTACAGATTTACTGATTATTTTGTTACTGACGCTAGCAAATGGGCTATTTGTCATGTCCGAGTTAGCGATCGTCTCGGCTCGCAAAATCCGACTTCAGCAAAACGCCAATCAAGGTGATACCCGAGCTAGAGCCGCACTCCGCTTGGCTGAAGAACCGAACAATTTTTTAGCGATCGTTCAAGTCGGGATCACGTTGATTGGGATTGCATCGGGTGCATTTGGGGAACAGGCATTAACAAAACAATTAGAACCGTTTTTCAGTTCAATTCCATTTTTACGTGGGTATAGTCAGCCGCTTTCTTTCGGGATTGCAATTCTGACTTTGACGTATTTAACGCTGATTGTCGGGGAATTAGTTCCCAAACGCGTCGCGCTGAATTCACCGGAGCAGATTGCATCCTGGGCAGCCGTCCCCATGAGTCTGATGGCAAAAGCTGCGGCTCCGATCGTCTACCTGCTCAGTGCTTCAACGAATGTCGCAGTTCGATTTTTGGGAATTCGCCCCTCGGATGATCCGCCCGTCACTGAGGAAGAAATCCGCGTCATGATCGAGCAGGGAACTGAAGCCGGGATGTTCGAGCAGGCAGAGGAGGACATCATGAAACGGGTGTTTCGATTGGGCGATCGTCGAGTCAGTTCGCTGATGACACCTCGATTAGAAATCACCTGGATTGATTTAGAAGATTCCGAAGATGAAATTCGCCGCCAAATGATGGAAAGCGCTCATTCAAGATTTCCAGTCTGTCAGGGTGGACTCGACAATTTGCTGGGTATTGTCCAGACCTATGATCTGCTCGTTAAAACCATGTATGGTCAATCTCTGGATGTTCGCACTTCGCTGCAACCTCCCGTGTTTGTGCCAGAAAGTACTCGCGCACTGAAAGTGTTGGAATTATTTAAGCAAACCGGAACTCAAATCGCATTTGTAGTCGATGAGTATGGCGTGATTCAGGGCTTAGTGACGTTGACGGATGTTCTACAAGCGATCGTCGGTGACATTCCCACCGTTGAAGAGTTGGCAGAACCTCAAGCGATTCAGCGCGAGGATGGAACTTGGTTACTTGATGGCATGTTACCGATTTACCAATTTAAGGAAATTCTCCATATTGAAGATCAGGAATTGCCGGGAGAGCAACGGGGGAGCTATCAGACTTTAGGCGGATTTGTGGTGATGTATTTAGGAAAAATTCCCACTGCTGCTGATCATTTTGAGTGGGAAACCCTGCGCTTTGAAGTCATGGATATGGATGGAAATCGAGTAGATAAGGTGCTCGTTGGGGAAGTACATCCAGGAACTACGACATCTTGA
- a CDS encoding addiction module protein → MINTEHADLLKLSPSERLLLVQDLWDSIEAEDIPLTDWQKDELDRRKAAYQADPSTGRSWEDVKRRIIEKHG, encoded by the coding sequence ATGATTAATACTGAACATGCAGACTTGCTCAAACTCAGTCCTTCTGAACGTCTCTTGTTAGTGCAAGATCTGTGGGACAGCATAGAAGCAGAAGATATTCCTCTCACAGATTGGCAGAAAGACGAACTGGATCGTAGAAAAGCAGCTTATCAAGCCGATCCTTCTACAGGTCGTTCGTGGGAGGACGTGAAACGGCGCATTATTGAGAAACATGGCTAA
- a CDS encoding glutamate-5-semialdehyde dehydrogenase produces MTTDSLGAFDPISTLRSAHTTSLALAATSGVNRSRAVQAMAQALCRRQMDILEANTLDLEISREMAISDLLLEWLKLTPERIQNTVQILNRLSELPDPIGRVMPANFQVDRAQTYSQLMPLGVVALIYEAFPELSAIAAGLCIKTANCLVLRGGNEASHSNSVIAETLAQALEDEGLPIESVQLLPVESTPIRDLISQDRYLNLIIPYGRPSLVQQVVRQATAPVLRSAMGNCYLYWSPSGSLDLARSMIVDSHLSEPDPVNAIEKVLIHRQQNFSSLVMLWDSLREKGFEIRGDVNLVEQFPGLRLTEDVEWGQAYLDRIVSFRMVDGLTSAIDLINHYSSGHADCLVSESYQESRQFALGVNSASTYINTSPRFYRNPKRGDAIFLGMSNQKGHRRGLIGLETLTTVKHIVQGVGS; encoded by the coding sequence ATGACAACGGATTCTCTGGGAGCATTTGACCCGATTTCAACGCTGCGATCGGCTCATACAACTTCGCTGGCTTTAGCGGCGACAAGTGGTGTGAACCGGAGTCGGGCAGTGCAGGCAATGGCGCAAGCGTTGTGTCGTCGCCAAATGGATATTTTGGAGGCGAATACGCTCGATCTCGAAATTAGTCGAGAGATGGCGATTTCAGACTTGCTGCTGGAATGGCTGAAATTAACTCCGGAGCGGATTCAAAATACAGTGCAAATTCTCAATCGCCTGAGTGAGTTGCCAGATCCGATCGGGCGGGTGATGCCTGCCAATTTTCAAGTCGATCGTGCTCAGACTTATTCGCAGTTGATGCCGCTTGGAGTCGTCGCCCTGATTTATGAAGCGTTTCCAGAACTCAGTGCGATCGCGGCTGGATTGTGTATCAAAACAGCAAATTGTCTGGTGCTGCGAGGTGGAAATGAGGCGAGTCACTCGAATAGTGTAATTGCTGAAACGCTGGCACAGGCTTTAGAAGATGAAGGACTCCCGATCGAGAGTGTGCAACTGCTTCCGGTCGAAAGTACGCCGATTCGGGATTTGATCAGTCAAGATCGCTATCTCAATCTGATCATTCCTTACGGAAGACCGAGCTTAGTGCAACAAGTCGTAAGACAGGCAACGGCTCCAGTTTTACGATCGGCAATGGGCAATTGTTATTTATATTGGTCGCCGTCGGGCAGTTTGGATCTGGCGCGATCGATGATCGTCGATAGCCATTTGAGTGAGCCTGATCCGGTCAATGCGATCGAGAAAGTTTTAATTCATCGACAGCAAAATTTTTCGTCTCTCGTGATGCTGTGGGATAGCTTGCGCGAGAAAGGATTTGAGATTCGAGGTGATGTGAATTTAGTCGAACAATTTCCAGGCTTGCGACTAACAGAAGATGTCGAATGGGGACAGGCTTATCTCGATCGTATTGTCAGCTTTAGAATGGTAGATGGCTTGACTAGCGCGATCGATTTGATCAATCACTACAGTAGTGGTCATGCCGATTGTTTAGTCAGCGAATCTTATCAGGAGAGTCGGCAGTTTGCCCTCGGGGTAAATAGTGCTTCAACTTATATCAATACGTCGCCTCGGTTTTATCGCAATCCGAAGCGAGGCGATGCAATCTTTCTCGGCATGTCCAATCAGAAAGGACATCGACGCGGATTGATTGGACTAGAAACCTTAACGACCGTGAAACATATTGTGCAAGGCGTTGGAAGCTAG
- a CDS encoding translation initiation factor translates to MAKKPTDRNGSGTGKQDRIVYSEFGNSEEVFERAVPDLPPNQQNLRVQVSRKGRGGKTVTVISGFQSKPETLSDLAKKLKAQCGTGGSVKENTIEIQGDHAQKLVQLLTGLGYKAKISGG, encoded by the coding sequence ATGGCGAAGAAACCCACCGATCGCAACGGTTCCGGCACAGGCAAGCAGGATCGCATTGTTTACTCTGAGTTTGGCAATTCAGAGGAGGTGTTCGAGCGGGCGGTTCCCGATTTGCCTCCGAATCAGCAAAATCTTCGGGTGCAGGTGTCACGCAAAGGTCGTGGGGGGAAAACGGTGACAGTGATCTCTGGGTTCCAAAGCAAGCCGGAAACGCTGAGCGATTTGGCGAAGAAATTAAAAGCGCAGTGTGGAACTGGGGGATCAGTGAAAGAGAACACGATCGAGATTCAAGGGGATCATGCTCAGAAGTTAGTACAACTCTTAACAGGACTCGGATATAAGGCAAAAATTAGCGGCGGTTAG
- a CDS encoding tetratricopeptide repeat protein: MNRLEQGCECCQQGEFLTAIAHFDQAIQADPTCATAWNYRGNALSGLKRYAEALRDYDQAVFLKPDYHAAWFNRGAMLTEMAAYGNAIASYDRAIQHKPDPVYLHARASIGIKQQLIFT; encoded by the coding sequence ATGAACCGCCTAGAACAAGGATGCGAATGTTGTCAGCAGGGTGAATTTCTAACAGCGATCGCCCATTTCGATCAAGCGATTCAAGCCGATCCAACCTGTGCGACGGCTTGGAACTATCGAGGGAATGCACTCTCCGGATTAAAGCGCTATGCCGAGGCATTGAGAGATTACGATCAAGCGGTCTTTCTAAAGCCTGACTATCATGCAGCCTGGTTCAATCGGGGAGCCATGCTAACTGAAATGGCAGCCTATGGCAACGCGATCGCGTCTTACGATCGCGCCATTCAGCACAAACCCGATCCGGTTTATCTCCACGCGCGAGCCTCGATCGGCATCAAGCAGCAACTGATCTTTACGTAA